In a single window of the Acidaminococcales bacterium genome:
- a CDS encoding copper amine oxidase N-terminal domain-containing protein: MKKSILLICIALLAAGGSVFAAPADSPELKTASTSGVITAVSGERVTIAGKGFVDEIVLLAVAAGYVLDGATGRALDISALSPGIEVTAYYAPNITRSLPPQAKAIAVVTGAGPETARYFKAGQVERLPGGIRVLNDNRDQYIAITGEVFSQAQEITAGGEFLAWYPVSTLSMPGQATALRVLPLNRARPDIVVDLRDGSVMAGGRKVRPEPLKGEGDALFLPLRAICENFGYKVEWEKESRTAFLLKDNVFMSVTADDNYCGSPLSPIALKSPPLLRNGVLYAPVEFFARALGYTVKIDK, from the coding sequence ATGAAAAAAAGCATTCTATTGATTTGTATCGCGCTGTTGGCGGCCGGCGGCAGCGTTTTCGCCGCGCCGGCGGACAGTCCGGAACTGAAAACCGCGTCAACCAGCGGCGTCATAACAGCCGTGTCCGGAGAGCGCGTAACCATCGCCGGCAAAGGGTTTGTGGATGAAATTGTGCTTCTGGCGGTGGCGGCAGGCTACGTTCTGGACGGCGCCACCGGCCGGGCGTTGGACATATCCGCTTTGTCGCCCGGAATTGAGGTTACGGCCTATTACGCGCCCAATATTACCCGCAGCCTGCCGCCCCAGGCAAAAGCCATCGCCGTCGTTACCGGCGCCGGCCCGGAAACGGCCCGTTACTTTAAGGCCGGGCAGGTGGAAAGGTTGCCGGGCGGCATACGCGTACTCAATGACAATCGCGATCAATATATCGCCATAACCGGCGAAGTATTTTCCCAAGCGCAAGAGATAACGGCAGGTGGGGAGTTCCTGGCGTGGTATCCGGTCAGTACCTTGAGCATGCCGGGGCAGGCAACGGCTTTGCGCGTATTGCCGCTTAACCGCGCCCGGCCGGACATCGTGGTAGACCTGCGCGATGGTTCAGTTATGGCCGGCGGCCGCAAAGTGCGGCCTGAACCCTTAAAGGGCGAGGGCGACGCCCTGTTTTTGCCCTTGCGCGCGATTTGCGAAAATTTCGGCTACAAAGTTGAATGGGAAAAAGAAAGCCGAACGGCCTTTTTGCTGAAAGATAATGTATTTATGTCCGTGACGGCGGACGACAATTATTGCGGTTCGCCGCTGTCGCCGATTGCGCTTAAATCGCCGCCGCTCCTTAGAAACGGCGTTTTGTACGCGCCTGTGGAATTTTTTGCCCGCGCGCTCGGCTATACAGTAAAAATCGACAAATAA